The sequence below is a genomic window from Mercenaria mercenaria strain notata chromosome 14, MADL_Memer_1, whole genome shotgun sequence.
cctttttaagacCATTATACTATAACTATACTCATACCTaacatattttccaaatatgagcatcagaaaacaaagtttgaccATATTCCATGATTTGCTGCCTCCATATTCCATCAGATTCAGTGCCATTGCACAATGACTGTGACAATTGTCGCAACATAGGTTGtgctgaaaaacaaacaaacgaaaagtAGTCGATGAAACTTTGTTTACTGCTATTAGGTAAGTGTAAATGgaaaacttattttcatatagatTGCCAAGTTTCTTCATTCAATTTTCACTACCAATTCCTGCAAAAAGAAAAGTGCCATGCAATGCCATTAAATCAAATTTAGGACAGagccttacaatgatgctacagatcatgtctgatgaagatccatcaagcactTCATGAAAAGAAGCCATTTAAaggggttatttttttttatttttaggtctGTCTtcctctaaaaggggccaaaccaaaacactgaatgaaaaaaacttgacagaggttcatgccaagatgctacTGATCAAGTCTGATTTTATTCTGTCCAGTAGTTACAGAAAAGCATatgactgggacgattactcggtagattggatccgattcgattactaggtgaaaccagtttcaattttgcaaaaccgctaatcgctctcaaacaataaacatcacaattCGTATTTCATCTTTAAACATTTCTTTGACTAGCACACAGACCGGCAGTATATTTCAGCTAAAACACATTGAACATAGTTAATAGTCTTGgatttgcctgtcgtgatatgtataaaataaaatacaccaaaatatgacttatttattatcacactgcttgcaaatgATAAAGTCcataagttcctaatgaagtcagaTGCTGGAAgtgtcaggaaagaaaacagcatttcaaatatgGCGGTCGATTAACCGGTTCAGTTCGATTTttatacaaatgattaaccggtttcaaaattttgaaatcgtcccagccctagaAAAGAACAtgtttaagtaaaattgtttacacaAGACATGGACACAGGATGCTGGATCATTGGCCTATACTAATAgttcaccctgaacaaagtttaTGTGAGCTAAAATATCTACAAATACTATCTTCATGAGTAAAtctgacatttttataaattttagttaaaatgttGGTCAGCTAAACTAGGTGTTTCTTTATTTGAAGTGTCAGTTCTGTTAGAGGAAATCACTACAATATAATTTAAGTAAGTATTGCAAACTTTCAGCTTTTCTTAAATGGTTGCTGAAAGACAGACAGCGCTGTGGGCAGTACGTGGGAATCTCTGTACTTCCTCACGTGACAGAATTCTACATCAGTAAGGGGTAAGTGAACTTCTTGCTGGATTTAACTGCAGTTCATACTAGTGACAATCCAGTCTTTAACGGTGGTGAAAGAGCCACAGTGCCCCTCTATTTATTATGTAAGGCATGGATAAATACTCGCatactgaccttctgtaagccggctggatggcttcctaaatAGAAAGAATTGCAAGTCCCAAGCACGATCTTGAACCCACAGCAGTGAGGAGCACGTAGAAGGGGCAAGGTGAAAGAGGAAACATTGGAATTAGATGTGACTGCCAAATGAAGACCCAATTAGCAGCTCCTAAAGACCTCTGCTAgtcattttgctttttgcaaacATACCTTTTTTATGacgattttgtttaaaaacaaatgtactATACAAAAATAGTTATTTCATACATCTGAGCTCAGAGGTAATAAGaacttcaatattttcaaaatacatccATGGCATACTGTGATATagtttattacaaatataaataaagatatCATTCAGAGATATGTGATGAAGTTTTATAatgtgatatatacatatattccCTTACTGTACTGAAATTCAGCCTTGAAGTTTACATGGTTAATGTGATCCCAAAGCATACATCATTGAACCTGTATTAGAAGCCAGCCAACTAGCTTCCCAAACTGACGTTTGTTCCTTAAGCAGTCACTTATCTTAAGCAGTCACTTgccttaacaagaggaccatgatggtcctgaatcgctcacctcttcccacatgacccagttttgagtatgacgtcgttttttctattatttgacatagtgacctagtttttgagctcatgtgacccagttttgaacttgatctagatattatcaagataaaaattctgaccaattttcatgaagatccattgaaaaatatggtctctagagaggtcacaaggtttttctattatttgacctattgacctagttttcgaaggtacgtgaccctgttttgaactttacatagatatcatcaaggtgaacattctcactaactttcatgaagatctcataaaaaatatggcctctagagaggtcacaaggtttttctatttttatacctactggcctagtttttgactgcacgtgacccagtttcgaaactgacctagatatcatcaaggtgaatattcagatcaattttcatgaagatccattgaaaaatatggcctcgagagaggtcaaaagattctaataattttagacctactgacctagtttttgacagcagttgacccagtttcaaacttgacctagatatcatcaagatgaacattcagaccaactttcatacagatcccatgaaaagtatggcttctagagaggtcacaaggtttttttattatttgacctactgacctagttttttaaggcacatgacccagtttcaaacttgacctagatatcatcaaggtgaacattctgaccaattttcataaagatccattcaaggatatggcctctagagaggccacacggtttttctatttcaagacctactgacctagtttttgattgcagttgacccagtttcaaacctgacctatatatcatcaagataaacattcagaccaactttcatacagatcccatgaaaaatatggcctttagagaggtcacaaggtttttctattatttgacctactgacctagtttttgacggcacgtgacccacatttgaacttgacctagatatcatcaagatgaacattctgaccaactttcatacagatcccatgaaaaatatggcctctagagaggtcacaaggtttttctattatttgacctactgacctagtttttgagggcacgtgacccactttcgaacttgacctagatatcatcaagatgaatattctgaccaattttcatgaagatcccatgaaatatatggccactagagaggtcacaaggtttttctatttttagccctactgacctagtttttgaccgcacgtgacccagtttcgaacttgacctagatatcatcaagatgaacattcggaccaactttcatacagatcccatgaaaaatatggcctttagagaggtcacaaggtttttctattatttgacctactgacctagtttttgacggcatttgacccagtttcgaacttgacctagatatcatcaaggtgaacgttctgaccaattttttaatgaagatcttgttaaatatatggcctctagagaggtcacaaggtttttctatttttagacctactgacctagtttttgacggaacgtgacccagtttcgaacttgacctagatatcatcaaggtgaacattctgaccaattttcatgaagatcttgtgaaatatatggcctctagagaggtcacaaggtttttctatttttagacctactgacctagtttttgatggcacatgacccagtttcgaacttgacctagatatcatcaagatgaacattctgaccaactttcataaagatcccatgaaaaatgtgacctctagagtggtcacaagcaaaagtttacggacggacgacggacaccgcacgatcacaaaagctcaccttgtcactttgtctTAAGCAGTCACTTGTCTTGAGCAGTCAACTGTGTTAAGCagtcacttgccttaagcagtcacttgccttaaaaagtcacctgtcttaagcagtcacttGTCTTGAGCAGTCAACTGTGTTAAGCAGtcacttgtcttaagcagtcactTGTTAAGAAGTCACCTGTCTTAAGAAGTCATTTGCCTTAAGCAGTCACCTATCTTAAGCAGtcacttgtcttaagcagtcacctgtTTTAAGCATTCACTTGCCTTAAGAAGTCACCTGTCTTAAGAAGTCACTGGTCTTAAGCAGTCACCTAACTTAAGCAGTCACTTATCTTAAGCAGTCACCTGTTTTAAGCATTCACTTGCCTTAAGAagtcacctgtcttaagcagtcacttGTCTTAAGCATTTACTTGCCTTAAGAaatcacctgtcttaagcagtcacttGTCTTAAGTGTgacctgtcttaagcagtcatTTGTCTTGGGCAGTCAACTGTGTTGCACAGTCACCTGTTTTGAGCAGTCACTTGCCTTAAGAAGTCACCTGTCTTAAACAGTCACTTATTTTATGtgtcacctgtcttaagcagtcacctgtTTTAAGCAGTCACTTGCCTTAAGAAGTCACCTGTCTTAAACAGTCACTTGTTTTACGtgtcacctgtcttaagcagtcacttGCCTTAAGAAGTCACCTGTCTTAAGAagtcacttgccttaagcagtcacctgtcttaagcagtcacttGTCCAGTCACCTGTCTTGAGCAGTCACTTGCCTTCAGCagtcacctgtcttaagcagtcacttGCCTTCAGCagtcacctgtcttaagcagtcacttgccttaagcagtcacTTGTCTTAAACAACCAGATTTtcactcccttggctggctgcttaatacaagtttgactgtacactCAAAGCCAATTGCTGGACACCTTTTATATAACAGAAACTATGCAGTCATGAAATAtctcaaacaagaggaccatgatggtcctgaatcgctcacctatccccacatgacccagtgttgaactgaatatgacgtcattatttctattatttgacatagtgacctagtttttgagcacatgtgacctagatatcatcaagataaaaaattctgaccaattttcatgaagatccattgaaaaatatggcctctagagaggtcacaaggtttttctattatttgacctaatggcctagtttttgaaggcacgtgacccacttttaaactagacctagatatcatcaaggtgaacattctcaccgaTGTTCATGAAggtctcgtgaaaaatatggcctctagagaggtcacaaggtttttctatttttcgacctactgacctagtttttgaccgcacatgacccagttacaaacctgacctagatatcatcaagctgaacattctcaccaattttcatgaagacctgttgagaaatatggcctctagagaggtcacaaggttttttctatttttagacctactgacctagtttttaaccccacgtgacccagtttcgaacctgacttagatatcatcaaggtgaacattctgaccaataatcatgaagatctcttgaaaaatatggcctctagagaggtcacaaggtttttctatttttagatctactgacctagtttttaaccccacgtgacccagtttcgaacttgacctagatatcatcaaggtgaacattctgaccaattttcatgaagctcttatgaaaaatatcgcctctagagaggtcacaaggttttcctatttttagacctactgacctagtttttgaccgcacgtgacccagttttgaacttgacctagatatcatcaaggtgaacattctgaccaattttcatgaagatccattgagaaatatggcctctagagaggtcacaaggtttttctatttttagatctactgacctagtttttgaccccacatgacccagtttcgaacttgacctagatatcatcaaggtgaacattctgaccaatattcatgaagatctcatgaaaaatatggcctctagagaggtcacaaagtttttctatttttagatctactgacctagtttttaaccccacgtgacccagtttcgaacttgacctagatatcatcaagatgaacattctgaccaattttcatgaagatccattgagaaatatggcctctagagaggtcacaaggtttttctatttttagacctaatgacctagtttttgaccctacgtgacccagtttcgaacttgacctagacatcatcaaggtaaacattctgaccaactttcatgaagatctaatgaaaaatatggcctctagagaggtcacaaggtttttctatttttagacctactgacctagtttttgaacccacgtgacccagtttcgaacttgacctagatatcatcaaggtgaacattctgaccaattttcatgaagctcttatgaaatatatggcctctagagaggtcacaaggtttttctatttttagacctactgacctagtttttgatggcacgtgacccagtttcgaacttgacctagattatcatcaagatgaacattctgaccaactttcataaagatccatgaaaaatgtgacctctagagtggtcacaagcaaaagtttacggacgcacggacgcacggacggacgacggacgacggacaccgcgcgatcacaaaagctcaccttgtcactttgtgacaggtgagctaaaaacagttgaAACTCTCCTATCTCAAATTTCTGGCTATCTCAAAGAAATGTTCAAGTCCCGATCAAGTCCTGTTCAAAAACTAAGTGCACAAATTATCATTTTAagtgaaatatcagttttaaatCTGAAAGTAAAATATTGGATCCCTTGGAATCCAAACTGTATTTAAACAGGaacttaatccttaccctgctaaattctaaaatgaacttgtccatcattaaAATTGTAAGATTCTCACAAtatggactgtaccattaactgttaaaaggggtgcttaccaaaattatactgactaaatagcaaacagtgcagatcttgaacagactgcacagatgtgcaggctgatcatgatttacactggttgcaaatgcagaatcaatcgtatccaacatgataagggttaataactACCATTCGTGTTTTATATTCCTCAGAAGCATCATATACTGCCAGGTCCCAGGTATCCTTAGGACTCTGTCCTTTCCTGCCTATCTTGTTTCTATCTAACTGCCAGTACCTACAAAGTAAACCAGTCATTTCAACCAAGTTCAATCTTAGACTTTGCCAActtcatgtataaataaatgatgacaagcaagtgtttaaagtttcaaagccacatgtcaaatagttttaacaaaacattgaGCTGTATGAAATCTGAACCTATATCAAACTCCAAAATAGGCCATTCTTCAGCCAAAGTACTTGATAAAGTAATGTCCTCCTGCCTACTGGTAGAAACtgttaaaactagagctatcactaaaagtgttgaatgtaccccccgcatgcactgacacagaaCACTGCAATTTGATGCGCagaagattgcataattatgtggactgtatgatATGTATactgtatagtaacaaaaaacaaagtcccataactatgcagaatatttatctaaaaaaacgtaaaattgaaccatgcacaattagggttggtactgatcacttgtgtgaagtttcattaaattgtgtgcaagggttcggaagattagacacgcataagattgcatatgcagactgtatgtacatagtatgttaacaagaaacaaagtcccataactctgcaatttttgttgttgaaagaacctaacatgccccatgcacaactaatgttgttactgatcgatcacttgtgtgaagtttcattaaattgtgtgaaggggatgaggagagatggtgggcacaagattgtgtctatgtatatagtatagtaacaaaaaacaaagtcccataactctgcaaattttttttctgaaagaacctagcatgccccatgcacaactattgttgttactgatcacttgtgtgaagtttcattaaattgtgtcaaggggataaggaaagatggtgtgcacaagattgtgtctatggacagacggacagacagtcaaataacctgaaaccagtatacccccctccCCTTACAGCTTTGTTGTCCGGGGTTACAATAAACATTTTagtgtactcttgcctacatgtagagactaatataataaacaagtgttcaaagttacAGATCAACATGTCAAATGGTTTTAACAAAACAGGTACAAAATCTAaatcaatttccaagtccaaacggggctataattcagccaaaatacttgacagagttatgttctttTGCATACAGGTAAAGACTGATATGattaacaagtgttcaaagtttcaaagccaaacggagttttgacaaaacatggactttcACAAAATCtgctaaaaaacaaagttttgtgaagaCTCTATCAAGCTGTAATTGAgaagttctttaaaaaaaaattctattttcatctctagcggcccctaaaaggtaCAAAGTTGAACTATTTGAATAATAGAGGTCCATGCcatgatgctactgaccaagtttggtgtaactctgaccagtagtttcaaaggaaaagatgtttaagtaaaaatattgacACATGTTGAAGGACGTCAGACCATCCATCCATAATATCTCACCCTGAACAAgtccaggtgagctaaaaagaaaacaatgtcaTTAAAATCTAAGTCATTTCTAGGACCTTTTACTTAAAAAGCTGATAAAACTTGAACATTCATGGAAAGTTATATCACCAGAGCTCTGCTATGTACAGGGATTATTACGGATAATAAAGTTCAAAGTTGCAGGcaggtttaaaaaaaacttactttgttGGTCTTCCAAAAGCCATATCATCATCCTAGAATAAAAACAGgcattgaaataaattatatggaCTTTTAACTAATATTTCTCTTCTTCTTTCACTCATAGTATTATGTATAAAGCATGTGTAAACTGCCAAGACCTGACAAGAGGACAGCAACAcccaactattcaacagccttgtcactaAAGAATGTACACAAAGTCGAAGAAGGGGTATAGTTTTTTAAAAGGCTTAACAGAGttgtggaacctgtgcaatgcatgtcagctcatcatAGTGCACAAGTGGCTGCGAAAGATTCATTCCATTACCattaccagtttacatacaaaaactgtaCCAAATCTGGATGCTGGCTCTAATGAATGGTTAAGTGCAATAGATTTACCTATACTTCCAGTATGTGAGCTAATTAAGAAGCAAGTATTGGCAATAAATAACTAGAGCTGCTagtcaaatattaaaattattataaatatttaaaaagagaTCCATATCATATTATGGAAGCAGAAAAACTGaacattatgaaaaaaaactaACTTCTTACCGACACAAAGTATGGCCCAGCAAAATCTCGAATGACCCCTGCACTTGTGGCAATACCCATATGACCAATGATAGGAAATAGCCATCTGAAAATAACCAGAATGGTACATATGTATAATGtctgttttgcaaaaaaattcaacatttagcctgctggcggcaagtagtTCTTCCTTTTCGACTGGTGCAGATCAACATCAGAATGCATATCTTTCATGGTCTGAACAGTTCGCTcttaagtcagtaaattttcagtgaaaaccacTATGAATCATAAATAGTACATGACTCTGAGACcagtttatttcagaaaattagcTGGCCAAAGGTTGAAGTCTTATACAGAAAACAGGACAATGTCTTTCCAGCGCCTCATGctttttttcagataaatttCACCAAGTTTGGTATAATCTTTAAATCAAACAGATCAGGCTTTCCATTAGTGTTTTACTATACATTTTCAATCAATCATGTGGCAAACATTTTCTAAATGTTccaatatttactattttattCCTACATTCCTACGCAACACATACACATCAGCCTCTTCAACATGAATAGCATTGTCAGAAAGGTTATCACATATGTACCGTCACTTTCTGGAACACTTGATAGCCTctaataatatcattttttgtttaaaaaacatggAAGGGCTGTGGATTATAACACAACAAAAACCCATGTTTATTGTTATCTTGCCAAGATAtattacaacaagagggccaggaCGGTCCTAGAtggctcacctgagtttcactgCTAAAACAGCTTTCTTGGGTTAAAATAATGGTTACGATTTAACTATTTCTGTAGCGGGTCACCCAAGAGAATTCTTGTGATATTATTCAGTAATTGAACAGTTTCAAACAGGAAACTTTTTCAAAGCATTTTCTATATACTTATAAGTCCAgcactatggcatgtcaaacgttgctaaattatatatgtatgttattattattgtatgtttgttattgttatttaatgtcatgtcattcatattcaaaaatttgctattgttattgtatatgtcgttattcttatggtatgttcgatattcttacagtaaaagtcattattgtcattctatgtttcgttattgttactGTATCTTTGGTATTGTTAATCAGTGTTGTGTCATTCatatattctaagtcttaccattgttattgtatatgtcattattctta
It includes:
- the LOC123527521 gene encoding transmembrane protein 222-like — its product is MEVSPEFGAEKRPIKMPLPLYEGQGIDHKRQRYPNCIVWTPIPCLTWLFPIIGHMGIATSAGVIRDFAGPYFVSDDDMAFGRPTKYWQLDRNKIGRKGQSPKDTWDLAVYDASEEYKTRMHNLCCDNCHSHCAMALNLMEYGGSKSWNMVKLCFLMLIFGKYVSVCGFIKTWLPFLIMAGGIISLGIVLS